A stretch of Vannielia litorea DNA encodes these proteins:
- a CDS encoding DUF2849 domain-containing protein has translation MPKPYTPKVVTANALIEGDVIYLTNSGDWSRRHEEARLFTEEAPAEAALAAASLQVSEIVGAYLADAAPSPRGPRPTHFREAFRAKGPSNYAHGKQVDL, from the coding sequence ATGCCCAAGCCCTATACGCCCAAGGTCGTCACGGCCAACGCGCTGATCGAAGGCGACGTGATCTATCTCACCAACTCCGGCGACTGGTCGCGCCGCCACGAGGAGGCCCGCCTCTTCACCGAGGAGGCCCCGGCCGAGGCCGCGCTCGCCGCCGCCTCGCTCCAGGTGAGCGAGATCGTCGGCGCCTATCTCGCCGATGCAGCCCCCTCCCCGCGCGGCCCGAGGCCCACGCACTTCCGCGAGGCCTTCCGTGCCAAGGGCCCTTCCAACTACGCCCACGGCAAGCAGGTGGACCTCTGA
- a CDS encoding nitrite/sulfite reductase, whose amino-acid sequence MYSYTDFDEAFVRSRVSQFRAQVERRIDGSLTEDEFKPLRLMNGLYLQLHAYMLRVAIPYGTVSARQMRQLAMIADKWDKGYGHFTTRQNIQYNWPALRDVPDMLEALADVQMHAIQTSGNCIRNVTSDHFAGAAGDEVADPRPYAELLRQWSTDHPEFQFLPRKFKIAVTGAEADRAVIRAHDIGLQLVEQEGQLGFKVIIGGGLGRTPMIGQVVRAFLPEADLLPYCEAIVHVYNTLGRRDNKYKARIKITVHENGIDTMRDLIESRFAEIRPEFTGVDQEMLAAIKAQFAPPALRQGDVAAYDAAYASDPVFRAWADTNLAAHRNPDHAIVTISIKAHGKTPGDATSDQMRLMADLAEDYAHGELRISHEQNVILPHVHKADLPAIHAALKAAGLGTANIGLASDIIACPGMDYCALATARSIPIAQEIATRVEELKIEHEVGALKIKISGCINACGHHHVGHIGILGLDRAGVENYQVTLGGDHTETAAIGTRMGPGFSAEEIVPAIERLMLAYLDLRAEPAETFLQTFRRLGDAPFKAALYPESEARNAA is encoded by the coding sequence ATGTATTCCTACACCGACTTCGACGAAGCCTTCGTCCGCTCCCGCGTCAGCCAGTTCCGTGCCCAGGTGGAGCGCCGCATCGACGGCTCGCTCACCGAGGACGAATTCAAGCCGCTGCGCCTGATGAACGGCCTCTACCTGCAACTGCACGCCTACATGCTGCGGGTGGCCATCCCCTATGGCACCGTCTCGGCCCGCCAGATGCGCCAGCTCGCCATGATCGCCGACAAGTGGGACAAGGGCTACGGCCATTTCACCACCCGGCAGAACATCCAGTACAACTGGCCCGCGCTGAGGGACGTGCCCGACATGCTCGAGGCCCTGGCCGACGTGCAGATGCACGCGATCCAGACCTCCGGCAACTGCATCCGCAACGTGACCTCCGACCACTTCGCCGGGGCCGCCGGCGACGAGGTGGCCGATCCGCGCCCCTATGCCGAGCTGCTGCGCCAATGGTCCACCGATCACCCCGAGTTCCAGTTCCTGCCCCGCAAGTTCAAGATCGCCGTGACCGGCGCCGAGGCCGACCGCGCGGTGATCCGCGCCCATGACATCGGTCTGCAACTGGTCGAGCAGGAAGGCCAGCTGGGCTTCAAGGTCATCATCGGCGGCGGGCTTGGACGCACGCCCATGATCGGCCAGGTGGTGCGCGCGTTCCTCCCCGAGGCCGACCTGCTGCCCTACTGCGAGGCCATCGTGCACGTCTACAACACGCTCGGGCGGCGCGATAACAAGTACAAGGCCCGCATCAAGATCACCGTCCACGAGAACGGGATCGACACCATGCGCGACCTCATCGAGAGCCGCTTCGCCGAGATCCGCCCCGAGTTCACAGGCGTCGACCAGGAGATGCTCGCCGCGATCAAGGCCCAGTTCGCCCCCCCCGCCCTCCGCCAGGGCGACGTGGCCGCCTATGACGCCGCCTATGCCTCCGACCCGGTGTTCCGCGCCTGGGCCGACACCAACCTGGCGGCCCACCGCAATCCGGACCACGCCATTGTCACAATTTCGATAAAGGCCCACGGTAAGACCCCCGGAGATGCAACCTCCGACCAGATGCGCCTGATGGCCGACCTGGCCGAAGACTATGCCCACGGAGAGCTGCGCATCAGCCACGAGCAGAACGTTATCCTGCCCCATGTCCACAAGGCAGACCTGCCGGCGATCCACGCCGCGCTCAAGGCCGCCGGGCTCGGCACCGCCAACATCGGGCTGGCGTCGGATATCATCGCCTGCCCCGGCATGGATTACTGCGCCCTGGCCACCGCCCGCTCGATCCCGATCGCACAGGAGATCGCCACCCGTGTCGAGGAGTTGAAGATCGAGCACGAGGTCGGTGCGCTGAAGATCAAGATCTCCGGCTGCATCAACGCCTGCGGCCACCACCACGTCGGCCACATCGGCATCCTCGGGCTGGATCGTGCCGGGGTCGAGAACTACCAGGTCACGCTCGGCGGCGATCACACCGAGACCGCCGCCATCGGCACCCGCATGGGCCCCGGCTTCTCCGCCGAGGAGATCGTGCCTGCCATCGAGCGCCTGATGCTGGCCTACCTCGACCTGCGCGCCGAGCCCGCCGAGACCTTCCTGCAAACCTTCCGCCGTCTGGGGGATGCGCCCTTCAAGGCCGCCCTCTACCCCGAAAGCGAGGCCCGCAATGCCGCGTGA
- a CDS encoding phosphoadenylyl-sulfate reductase produces the protein MPRDSVTGVADEVAEARAAREAEALNARFSGASAQEILRHALTEPSLGRIATVSSFGAESVVLLHMIAQIDPAHPVLFIDTQLLFEETLKYQTDVARSLGLTGIEVVRASEADLSAHDPDNTLHKRSTDACCDLRKTVPLANALLAYDGWVTGRKRFQAEARAALSPFESEGPRLKVNPLANWTAQDLRAYMDEHDLPRHPLVAKGYPSIGCFPCTTPVKEGEDARAGRWRGEDKEECGIHFIDGKLVRGPLPAAPEPQAAPERKSA, from the coding sequence ATGCCGCGTGACAGCGTAACAGGCGTCGCCGACGAGGTGGCCGAAGCCCGTGCCGCGCGCGAGGCCGAGGCGCTGAACGCGCGTTTCTCCGGGGCCTCCGCCCAGGAGATCCTCCGCCACGCGCTGACGGAGCCCTCTCTCGGCCGCATCGCCACCGTCTCCAGCTTCGGCGCCGAGTCGGTCGTGCTGCTGCACATGATCGCGCAGATCGACCCTGCGCATCCCGTGCTCTTCATCGACACCCAGCTGCTCTTCGAAGAAACCCTGAAGTATCAAACGGATGTGGCAAGGTCCCTCGGCCTCACCGGCATCGAGGTGGTCCGCGCCAGCGAGGCCGACCTCTCGGCGCACGACCCCGACAACACGCTGCACAAGCGCAGCACAGACGCCTGCTGCGACCTGCGCAAGACAGTGCCGCTGGCCAATGCGCTGCTGGCCTACGATGGCTGGGTGACCGGCCGCAAGCGCTTCCAGGCCGAGGCCCGCGCCGCGCTTTCCCCCTTCGAGAGCGAGGGCCCCCGCCTCAAGGTCAACCCGCTGGCCAACTGGACCGCCCAGGACCTGCGCGCCTACATGGACGAGCACGACCTGCCCCGGCATCCCCTCGTGGCCAAGGGCTACCCTTCCATCGGCTGCTTCCCCTGCACCACGCCGGTCAAGGAGGGCGAAGACGCCCGCGCCGGGCGCTGGCGCGGCGAGGACAAGGAAGAATGCGGCATCCATTTCATCGACGGCAAGCTCGTGCGCGGCCCCCTGCCCGCCGCCCCCGAGCCCCAAGCCGCCCCGGAACGAAAGAGCGCCTGA
- a CDS encoding DUF934 domain-containing protein, producing MTSILVTDEGFAPDDWAHPVTPLAELDSTETGAPALAVDLAPSDDPAALSARLDGIDMIRVAFPSFADGRGFTLARQLRRMGFAGRLRAFGHVISDQYAMARRCGFDEVEISPELAARQPEAEWAFRADWQANDYQSRLRG from the coding sequence ATGACCAGCATCCTCGTGACAGACGAAGGCTTCGCCCCCGACGACTGGGCCCACCCGGTCACCCCGCTGGCCGAGCTGGACAGCACCGAAACCGGTGCCCCCGCGCTCGCCGTGGACCTCGCCCCGAGCGACGACCCGGCCGCGCTCTCCGCCCGGCTGGACGGCATCGACATGATCCGCGTGGCCTTTCCCAGCTTCGCCGATGGCCGTGGCTTCACCCTTGCGCGCCAACTGCGCCGCATGGGCTTTGCCGGCCGCCTGCGCGCCTTCGGTCACGTGATCTCCGACCAGTATGCCATGGCCCGCCGCTGCGGTTTCGACGAGGTCGAGATCTCGCCCGAGCTCGCCGCCCGCCAGCCCGAAGCCGAGTGGGCGTTCCGTGCCGATTGGCAGGCGAACGACTACCAGTCCCGCCTGCGCGGCTGA
- a CDS encoding ferredoxin--NADP reductase: MTEQSPVTQAQGQPVKATPTLPDAQTVTEVKHYTDRLFSFRCTRPASLRFRSGEFVMIGLMGDPDPKTGKVKPLLRAYSIASPSWDEELEFYSIKVQDGPLTSKLQHIQPGDELILRPKPVGTLVHDALLPGKRIWFFATGTGFAPFASLLREPQTYEDYDEVIITHTCREAGELTYGRDLIESLKSDELLNEVIGEGFWKKIRYYPTTTREESAKMGRITDLMRTGEAFEDLGVPPLNPVTDRAMICGNLAFNLELKEMLEAYGLEEGANSKPAHYVVEKAFLD; the protein is encoded by the coding sequence ATGACCGAACAGAGCCCCGTGACCCAAGCGCAAGGCCAACCCGTCAAAGCCACCCCCACCCTGCCCGACGCGCAGACCGTGACCGAGGTGAAGCACTACACCGACCGGCTGTTCAGCTTCCGCTGCACCCGGCCCGCCAGCCTGCGCTTCCGCTCGGGCGAGTTCGTGATGATCGGCCTGATGGGCGACCCCGACCCGAAGACCGGCAAGGTCAAGCCGCTGCTGCGCGCCTATTCCATCGCCTCGCCCTCCTGGGACGAGGAGCTCGAGTTCTACTCGATCAAGGTGCAGGACGGCCCGCTCACCTCCAAGCTTCAGCACATCCAGCCCGGCGACGAGCTGATCCTGCGGCCCAAACCCGTGGGCACCCTGGTGCACGACGCGCTCCTGCCCGGCAAGCGCATCTGGTTCTTCGCCACCGGCACCGGCTTCGCCCCCTTCGCCTCGCTGCTGCGCGAGCCGCAGACCTACGAGGACTACGACGAGGTCATCATCACCCACACCTGCCGCGAGGCCGGCGAGCTGACCTATGGCCGCGATCTGATCGAAAGCCTCAAATCCGACGAGCTGCTGAACGAGGTGATCGGCGAGGGCTTCTGGAAGAAGATCCGCTACTACCCCACCACCACCCGTGAAGAGAGTGCCAAGATGGGCCGCATCACCGACCTGATGCGTACCGGCGAGGCCTTCGAGGATCTCGGCGTGCCGCCGCTGAACCCTGTGACCGACCGCGCGATGATCTGCGGCAACCTCGCCTTCAACCTCGAGCTGAAGGAGATGCTCGAGGCCTACGGTCTCGAGGAAGGCGCCAACTCCAAGCCCGCGCATTACGTCGTCGAAAAGGCGTTTCTCGACTGA
- a CDS encoding MarC family protein yields the protein MDTAFLISAFVTLFVVIDPLGLAPLFAAMTHDESEARRRAIAIRAVVIGFAILCVFGIAGEAVLEFVGISMPAFRISGGLLLFLTALEMLFERRTKRREDQAEEDRPDPSIFPLATPLIAGPGAIASMILLSGSPNATWATTGTVIGVMATVLLIVLLLFLGGGLLSRLLGKTGINVATRLLGMLLAALSVQFVIDGLRDLSLL from the coding sequence ATGGATACCGCCTTCCTCATCTCCGCCTTCGTCACCCTCTTCGTGGTGATCGACCCGCTCGGCCTGGCGCCGCTCTTTGCCGCCATGACCCACGACGAGAGCGAGGCCCGCCGCCGTGCCATCGCCATCCGCGCCGTGGTGATCGGCTTTGCCATCCTCTGCGTCTTCGGCATCGCCGGCGAAGCGGTGCTGGAGTTCGTCGGCATCTCCATGCCCGCCTTCCGCATCTCCGGCGGGCTGCTGCTGTTTCTCACCGCGCTCGAAATGCTCTTCGAGCGCCGCACCAAGCGCCGCGAGGACCAGGCCGAAGAAGACCGGCCCGACCCCTCCATCTTTCCGCTCGCCACGCCGCTCATCGCCGGCCCCGGCGCCATCGCCTCGATGATCCTGCTCTCGGGCTCGCCCAACGCCACCTGGGCCACCACCGGCACGGTCATCGGCGTCATGGCCACCGTCCTGCTGATCGTGCTGCTGCTGTTCCTCGGCGGCGGACTGCTGTCGCGGCTCCTGGGCAAGACCGGCATCAACGTGGCCACCCGCCTGCTCGGCATGCTGCTCGCGGCTCTCTCGGTGCAATTCGTCATCGACGGGCTGCGCGACCTGTCACTGCTCTAG
- a CDS encoding retropepsin-like aspartic protease family protein, which yields MDGDTLGRLTYLILLGVFVGSYFFVSGRTNWGQTARHAALWVFIFLGAVVAYGLWEDVKREVAPRQSVFEGDGRVEVPVSADGHYYLTLEINGAATRFVVDTGASDMVLSRDDARAAGIDPDSLAYLGRAITANGEVRTALVRLDEVALGGITDRNVTALVNDGEMNGSLLGMRYLERFASVSFSRGEMILQR from the coding sequence ATGGACGGCGATACCCTCGGACGGCTCACCTATCTCATCCTGCTCGGCGTCTTCGTCGGCAGCTACTTCTTCGTGTCGGGCCGCACCAACTGGGGCCAGACCGCGCGGCATGCCGCGCTCTGGGTCTTCATCTTCCTCGGCGCCGTCGTCGCCTACGGCCTCTGGGAAGACGTGAAACGCGAGGTCGCGCCCCGGCAATCGGTCTTCGAGGGCGATGGCCGCGTCGAGGTACCCGTCTCTGCCGACGGTCACTATTACCTCACGCTCGAGATCAACGGCGCCGCCACCCGCTTCGTGGTCGATACCGGCGCCTCCGATATGGTCCTCAGCCGCGACGACGCCCGCGCCGCAGGCATCGACCCCGACAGCCTTGCCTACCTGGGCCGCGCCATCACCGCCAACGGCGAGGTGCGCACCGCGCTGGTGCGGCTCGACGAGGTCGCCCTCGGCGGCATCACCGACCGCAACGTGACCGCGCTGGTCAACGACGGCGAGATGAACGGCTCGCTGCTCGGCATGCGCTATCTCGAACGCTTCGCCTCGGTCAGCTTCTCCCGCGGCGAGATGATCCTCCAGCGCTGA
- a CDS encoding DNA polymerase III subunit chi, with protein MGKAMFYHLTRQPLEATLPVLLERSLAAGWRVAVRGRDPARMDWLDEKLWLGRDEAFLAHGRAGGPHDAMQPVLLTTEADLPNGASCLMAVDGAGVDPGEVAALERVCVLFDGHDPDAMQHARGQWKALTGAGAVAEYWSEESGRWEKKAESGG; from the coding sequence ATGGGCAAGGCCATGTTCTACCACCTGACCCGGCAGCCGCTGGAGGCGACCCTTCCGGTTTTGCTGGAGCGCAGCCTCGCCGCGGGCTGGAGGGTGGCGGTGCGTGGCCGCGACCCGGCCCGAATGGACTGGCTGGACGAGAAGCTCTGGCTCGGACGGGACGAGGCCTTTCTGGCCCATGGCCGGGCGGGCGGGCCCCATGATGCGATGCAGCCGGTGCTGCTGACCACGGAGGCCGACCTGCCCAACGGCGCGAGCTGCCTGATGGCGGTGGATGGCGCGGGCGTGGACCCGGGTGAGGTGGCCGCGCTGGAGCGGGTCTGCGTGCTCTTCGACGGGCACGACCCGGATGCCATGCAGCACGCGCGCGGCCAGTGGAAGGCGCTGACCGGGGCAGGGGCCGTGGCTGAATACTGGTCGGAGGAGAGCGGGCGCTGGGAGAAGAAGGCCGAGAGCGGCGGGTAG
- a CDS encoding leucyl aminopeptidase produces MTDLPRFTLKETDIEAIAGAEGRVVVLVPEGGQLDVAGRRVNRLCKGALKRFVESEAFGKLEEGEAKDLAWPAGMAAEAVQVVRLSRRASVEEARRAGAAIGKAAGEGPVLVLAGAARRADALLLGALLGAYDYVEMTSKAPKPQPEITMMLGKPEEVDGATVQAMAEGVAFTRDLVNAPANVLTTTSFADRLKALEGDGLTVEVLEEAELEKLGMGCLLGVGIGSESPSKVVVMSWMGGKTDEAPLALVGKGVVFDTGGISLKPAAGMEDMTMDMGGAGVVSGVMQLLKARKAKANVVGLVGLVENMPDGRAQRPGDIVKSMKGDTVEVINTDAEGRLVLADVMWYAQERFKPAAMVDLATLTGAIIVALGHENAGVFSNDDKFAGAFLKAAEAEGEGAWRMPLGKAYAKQLKSRKADVKNVGTRWGGAITAAEFLRRFVQDGTPWIHLDIAGVAQPADAPALGPKGASGWGVLALNRLVADGYEG; encoded by the coding sequence ATGACCGATCTGCCCCGTTTCACCCTCAAGGAAACCGACATCGAGGCGATTGCCGGGGCGGAGGGCCGGGTCGTGGTGCTGGTGCCCGAGGGCGGCCAGCTCGACGTGGCGGGGCGGCGGGTCAACCGTCTGTGCAAGGGGGCGCTCAAGCGGTTCGTCGAGAGCGAGGCCTTCGGGAAGCTCGAGGAGGGCGAGGCGAAGGATCTGGCCTGGCCCGCGGGCATGGCGGCGGAGGCGGTGCAGGTGGTGCGGCTGTCGCGGCGCGCCTCGGTGGAGGAGGCCCGCCGTGCGGGTGCGGCCATCGGCAAGGCGGCGGGCGAGGGCCCGGTGCTGGTGCTGGCGGGGGCCGCCCGGCGCGCGGATGCGCTGCTGCTGGGCGCGCTGCTCGGGGCCTATGACTACGTCGAGATGACCTCGAAGGCGCCGAAGCCCCAGCCGGAGATCACGATGATGCTGGGCAAGCCCGAGGAGGTGGACGGTGCGACGGTGCAGGCGATGGCCGAAGGGGTGGCCTTCACCCGCGATCTCGTCAATGCGCCCGCCAACGTGCTGACGACCACCAGCTTTGCCGATCGGCTGAAGGCGCTGGAGGGCGACGGGCTGACGGTCGAGGTGCTGGAGGAGGCCGAGCTTGAGAAGCTCGGCATGGGCTGCCTGCTGGGCGTGGGTATCGGCTCGGAGAGCCCCTCCAAGGTGGTGGTCATGAGCTGGATGGGCGGCAAGACGGACGAGGCCCCGCTGGCGCTGGTGGGCAAGGGCGTGGTGTTCGACACCGGGGGAATCAGCCTCAAGCCCGCCGCGGGCATGGAAGACATGACCATGGACATGGGCGGCGCAGGCGTGGTCAGCGGCGTGATGCAGCTTCTGAAGGCGCGCAAGGCCAAGGCCAACGTGGTGGGGCTCGTTGGCCTGGTGGAAAACATGCCCGACGGCCGTGCGCAGCGGCCCGGGGACATCGTGAAGAGCATGAAGGGCGACACGGTGGAGGTGATCAACACCGACGCCGAGGGCCGGCTCGTTCTGGCCGATGTGATGTGGTATGCGCAGGAGCGGTTCAAGCCCGCCGCGATGGTGGACCTCGCCACGCTGACCGGTGCGATCATCGTGGCGCTGGGGCATGAGAACGCGGGCGTTTTCTCCAACGACGACAAGTTTGCCGGGGCCTTCCTCAAGGCCGCCGAGGCCGAGGGCGAAGGGGCCTGGCGGATGCCGCTGGGCAAGGCCTATGCCAAGCAGCTGAAGAGCCGGAAGGCGGATGTGAAGAACGTGGGCACGCGCTGGGGCGGGGCGATCACGGCGGCCGAATTTCTCAGGCGCTTCGTGCAGGACGGCACGCCCTGGATTCACCTCGACATTGCCGGTGTGGCACAGCCTGCCGATGCGCCTGCGCTCGGGCCCAAGGGCGCCTCGGGCTGGGGCGTGCTGGCGCTGAACCGGCTTGTCGCGGACGGCTACGAGGGCTGA
- the lptF gene encoding LPS export ABC transporter permease LptF, translating to MPRYDRYILAQLLVLFGFFSLVLVSVYWVNRAVILFDQLIADGQSAGVFVEFTALSLPNVIRLVLPMAAFVATVYATNLLASESELVVIQATGFSAWRMARPVLVFGLFVALLMAALVHVLVPVSRGQLAERQAEIANNITTRFLTEGQFLHPAKGITFYIREISPEGELRDVFLSDARNPDQRTTYTAARAFLVRQDTGPKLVMFDGAAQTLSAETERLFNTAFSDFSYDIGALISTTTFARTDIRHYPTPVLFAPTPEILEVTRSTRAEFIYEANLRIAQPFTALVAALIGFATLLTGGFSRFGVWRQVLLAVGLLIFIQVVEAAAAGAARKDAALWPLVYLPIAIGLALSAMLLWYADRPFLFTRRRRVDVTSEAAT from the coding sequence GTGCCGAGATACGACCGATACATCCTTGCGCAACTGCTTGTGCTGTTCGGCTTTTTCTCGCTGGTGCTGGTCTCGGTCTACTGGGTCAACCGCGCCGTCATCCTGTTCGACCAACTCATCGCCGACGGGCAGTCGGCGGGCGTCTTCGTCGAGTTCACCGCGCTCTCCCTGCCCAACGTGATCCGCCTCGTGCTGCCGATGGCCGCCTTCGTGGCCACGGTCTACGCCACCAACCTGCTGGCCTCCGAATCCGAGCTCGTCGTGATCCAGGCCACCGGTTTCTCGGCCTGGCGGATGGCCCGCCCGGTCCTGGTCTTCGGGCTCTTCGTCGCCCTGCTGATGGCGGCACTGGTGCATGTGCTGGTGCCCGTATCGCGCGGCCAGCTGGCCGAACGGCAGGCGGAGATCGCCAACAACATCACCACGCGCTTCCTCACCGAGGGCCAGTTCCTGCACCCCGCCAAGGGGATCACCTTCTACATCCGCGAGATCTCGCCCGAAGGCGAGCTGCGCGACGTGTTCCTCTCCGATGCCCGAAACCCCGACCAGCGCACCACCTACACCGCCGCTCGCGCCTTCCTCGTCCGGCAGGACACCGGGCCGAAGCTGGTGATGTTCGACGGTGCGGCCCAGACCCTCTCGGCCGAGACCGAGCGGCTCTTCAACACCGCCTTCTCGGATTTTTCCTACGACATCGGCGCGCTCATCAGCACCACCACCTTCGCCCGCACCGATATCCGCCACTACCCGACCCCGGTGCTCTTTGCGCCGACCCCCGAGATCCTCGAGGTGACCCGGAGCACCCGGGCGGAGTTCATCTACGAGGCCAACCTGCGCATCGCCCAGCCCTTTACCGCGCTGGTGGCGGCACTGATCGGCTTTGCCACCCTGCTCACCGGCGGCTTCTCGCGCTTCGGGGTCTGGCGGCAGGTCCTCCTGGCGGTCGGGCTGCTGATCTTCATCCAGGTCGTCGAAGCCGCAGCCGCCGGGGCCGCCCGCAAGGACGCGGCCCTCTGGCCGCTGGTCTACCTGCCGATCGCGATCGGCCTCGCCCTGTCGGCAATGCTGCTGTGGTATGCCGACCGGCCCTTCCTCTTCACCCGGCGGCGCAGGGTGGATGTCACGTCGGAGGCGGCGACGTGA
- the lptG gene encoding LPS export ABC transporter permease LptG yields MRLHFYFARKFAIALLGVFGVFAILLTLLDIVEQIRRFSDADISFGAAFELSLLSVPQTLYRILPLIVLLATLVLFLGLARSSELVVTRAAGRSALRALISPVAVSLLLGGLGIAVMNPIVAATQVRYEQKAADLEAGGGSVLSISGEGLWMRQGGSEGQTVIRAARASLDGTSFEGVTFIRFAPEGGDLQGPVQRIEAAAARLEPGRWVLENAKVWPLSGVPNPEAASSRAMEMELPSSLTLDQIRDSFGTPSAIPIWELPAFIANLESAGFSAKLHRVWMQMELALPLFLMAMVLVGAGFTMRHTRFGRTGLMLLLALMLGLGLYFIRNFAQILGENGQIPVGMAAWTPPIAGILASLALLLHMEDG; encoded by the coding sequence GTGAGACTTCACTTCTACTTCGCCCGCAAGTTCGCCATCGCCCTGCTGGGCGTCTTCGGCGTGTTTGCCATCCTGCTCACGCTCCTCGACATCGTCGAGCAGATCCGCCGTTTCTCCGATGCCGACATCTCCTTCGGCGCGGCCTTCGAGCTCTCGCTCCTCTCGGTGCCGCAAACGCTCTACCGCATCCTGCCACTGATCGTGCTCCTGGCCACGCTGGTGCTCTTCCTCGGGCTTGCGCGCAGTTCCGAGCTGGTGGTCACCCGCGCCGCCGGGCGCTCGGCGCTGCGGGCGCTGATCTCGCCGGTCGCGGTGTCGCTCCTGCTCGGCGGGCTGGGGATCGCGGTGATGAACCCCATCGTCGCCGCCACCCAGGTCCGCTACGAACAGAAGGCCGCCGATCTCGAGGCCGGCGGCGGTTCGGTGCTCTCGATCTCGGGCGAAGGCCTCTGGATGCGCCAGGGCGGCAGCGAGGGCCAGACCGTGATCCGCGCCGCCCGCGCCAGTCTCGACGGCACTTCCTTCGAGGGGGTCACCTTCATCCGCTTCGCGCCCGAGGGCGGCGATCTGCAGGGCCCCGTGCAGCGCATCGAGGCCGCCGCCGCCCGCCTCGAACCGGGCCGCTGGGTGCTCGAGAACGCCAAGGTCTGGCCACTCTCCGGCGTCCCCAACCCCGAGGCGGCCTCCTCCCGCGCGATGGAGATGGAGCTGCCCTCCTCCCTCACCCTCGACCAGATCCGCGACAGCTTCGGCACCCCCTCCGCGATCCCGATCTGGGAGCTGCCCGCCTTCATCGCCAACCTCGAGAGCGCCGGGTTCTCGGCAAAGCTGCACCGGGTCTGGATGCAGATGGAGCTGGCCCTGCCGCTGTTTCTCATGGCCATGGTGCTGGTGGGCGCGGGCTTCACCATGCGCCACACCCGCTTCGGCCGCACCGGCCTCATGTTGCTGCTCGCCCTCATGCTGGGCCTCGGTCTCTACTTCATCCGCAACTTCGCCCAGATCCTCGGCGAGAACGGGCAGATCCCGGTCGGCATGGCCGCATGGACCCCGCCCATCGCCGGCATCCTCGCCTCGCTGGCGCTGCTCCTGCACATGGAGGACGGATGA